ATCTGACTTCAGAGCCGGTTCATACCGGGGCCCTTGCGCAAGACGTATTCTCAATCAACCTTCCGGCACCGGCGCAGCCAGGGCCGCGCTACGACTTTCGGACTATGCACGCGAAGCTCTTTGGGGGTCAGGGAAACTATCAATATTCTTTGAAAGAAGAACTTCTTGCGATTCGATCTTATGCTCAGTGTGGTGAGGCATGAGCAGGAGGTCGCTCTGTTGACAGAAGCTACTAGACAGATGAAGTTGTCTATTTCCAATATTGCTTGGTCGCCGGCCAATGACAGTGAAGTGGCTCTTCTCCTCAACAGAGAGGATGTCCATGCTATTGATATTGCGCCAGGCAAATATTTCACTGATTTTCCCAATGTCAACCTAGAGGAGGTCAGTCGGGTCAAGACTTGGTGGAATGCGCGTGGCATTGAGATCGTGGGAATGCAATCGTTGCTTTTCGGGGTCAGTGGGCTCAATGTTTTTGGTGATATGCAGACACGGCGCCGCCTCCGCCAGCATATGAAGGGAGTATTTCGGATCTCGTCAGAACTTGGCGCACTGCGGCTCACGTTTGGCTCCCCGAAAAACCGGGATCGGAGTGGGCTTTCAGATGACGCCGCTTTAGATATTGCCGCTGAGGCTTTCCTAGGTATGGCTGAGGACGCCCGCTCGTACGGAGTAACGTTGTGTCTAGAGCCCAATCCGGTGTTGTATGGATGTAATTTTTTAACAAACACAAGGGAGGTTGCGGAGTTTGTGCGTCTGCTAGATCATCCTGCCCTCCGGTTGCAGCTCGACATAGGGGCGATGTGCATGAATAATGAGAGTCCCTCGTTGATTGAGGAAGTCATTGATTTGGTGGGGCACATACACATTAGTGAGCCACACCTGCGCGTTCTAAGCTCACGGTCAAGCTTTCACCAAGCAGTCTTCTCAGTCCTCGAATATTTAGGGTGGGGTGATTTCGTTACGATAGAGATGCTTTCATCGGAGAGCGCGACGGAATTGTCGGATGTATCGAATGCCTTGCTCGCGGCTAAGGCATATCTTGCGCAAGAGGTATAACCGGCACAATGCTCAAATGGGTTGTTTTGGTGGTCGGAATCGGCGCCAACGCTGGCGCTAGTATTTTGATAAAGATCGCCGTGAGTCGCATTGAGACCCCTGGAATCTCATGGCTGGATATCGCCTTATCGCCCTCTTTGGTGGTGGGGCTGATTCTCTACGGCATCACTTTCGCAGCGTATGCTTTGGCGTTAGCTCATCTGCCGCTTCACGTGGTTCATCCCGTTTTGACTGCCGGCGCTATTGCAGTGGTTGCCGCGTCATCGGTTTTCGTTTTCAACGAATTCGTGAGCCTTCCAGTTCTGATCGGAATCATGCTGGTGTCCCTCGGAGTCATACTGATTACGATAGGCACAAAGCAGTAACACGGATAGGTATGCGCGAGATGCCGAAAGCACCCGAATGGGATCTTCCAGATCACACGATTTATCAGTATAGGGCCTGCAGATCCGCCTACATGCTGTTAATCCCTGTTATAAACGAAGGGGAGAGGCTGGTAGCGCTGCTATCTGAGATCGGCAAGCTGGGGTTGCAGGATCAACTCGATGTTGTCATTGTTGATGGGGGAAGCACTGACGGTTCCACAAGTGAATCCGTACTTCGCGGTGCCGGCGTCCATGCGCTGATCGTAAAACGTGGCGTCGGGAAGCTTGGTGCTCAGCTGCGTTGCGGCTATGCCTATACCTTGCGTAACGGTTATTCAGGGGTGGTCACGATCGACGGGAACAACAAGGACGATCCGTCTGCGGTTCCCCTGTTTCTGTCTGCACTAGAGCAAGGCGTCGATTTCGTGCAGGGATCTCGCTTCGTCACGGGGGGGCGGGCGATAAATACGCCCCTGACGAGGACTGTTGCAATACGGTGTATTCACGCGCCGGCATTGCGCATCGCTTCGGGCTTCCCATGGACAGACACGACACAAGGCTTTCGGGCATACAGTAGGAAACTTTTGGAGTCCGAGAGTGTTGCGATATTCAGGGATGTATTTCAAGAATACGAGCTATTGTTCCACCTTTCATACATTGCGCCCCGACTAGGATTTAGATGTTGTGAAGTTCCCACAACAAGGCGTTACCCGCCCGGAAAGGTGCCGACCAAGATCCATGGCCTATCAGCCAACCTGAAGCTGTTGCGCACACTATGGAACGCATGCACGGGCAAATATCATGTTAAAGACGGCGAATGACCGGACCTATTTTGTTGCGGCAACAGTGTCAGCAGGGGGTCTTGTATTTTCTATGGCGGCTTTCGCCCTTGGGAAATATGTCAGTGCGATCGCATTTCTGCTGTTTGGATCCCTGTTTGCCGTAATAGGTTATCGAAGGGGGTGGTGGGACACTGACCAAGAGGACCAGCATACTCAGCGAGACTTGGCCACGATCGCGTTCCTGTATGCTCTCTTTATCGCGATAGTAATATTCAAAGCACATGTGCTTTCCTTCGTCTTTGATGGATTTCCCTATGATGGGCCGTTCCAATCGTTCAATCCATTACGGAGGCTCCATCAGGGTGAGCTTCCGTACATAGATTTTCATTATTTCCATGGGACGTTTCTTCCGGTCCTTATGTGGCCAATTTTTGAATTCCTCGGTGCGAACCTGTACGCATCAGAGATGTCGCGACAAATTCTCGATTTGGGTGTTTTCTGTGCGGGGGTGTGGGTTTGCGGTCGACTACTGTTTTCGGTGAGGGAAGAGCGGCATCTCTTTTTCGTCGGATACCTCCTTATCATCATTAGCAACACTGTCCTTACGGACTTACAGAATCCGCTATTCAGCATTCATGCGCAGATTACTCGCGCTGCACCACAATTTCTCGCTATGGTCGCCGGCTATGTCGTGTTCTCCGAGGTCTTCTCCGGGGCGTCGATGTTTCGTCAGGCGCTTCTCGCGTTCGCTTTTGGTGGAATCACTGCCCTCGCGGTCCTGGTGACTAATGAACAAGGAATTTATCTTTTTGCTTCGCTGCTCGTAGTTGTTGGAATTCGCGTCCTCCGTGCGGCGCGAGCGACTGAGGCGTTCGTAATATTTGCGGCGATTATTGGTAGTTTTGGTCTGTGCTTGGCTGCTGCTGAGTGGATGGCTGACGGGCAGGGGCCACTCTATCAGCTTAAACAGGTTGCGCGCGACCAAGTCTGGTACTTTGGTACATTTCCGAACATTTTCCTGACTGGGCTGGATGATTTGGCGGAGGCTGAAGGTATATATAAGCTCCCGCGCGCTATTGCCCGTTTGATGTTTGCCATTATCATACTATGGTTGCCAATTGCCTTGTCAGGATCTATCAGGCTAACGGCACGCGGCGGCGCGCTGATTGGTGCCATATCGTACGGAATATTTGCGCTCGGCTCGCTTACTGGGTATTTCGGCCTTCACTATTTCGATCCATTACTGCGCGCCCTAATCCTTGCGACCGCCGTCTGCATTCTCACATATCGCAGTTTGGATGCTGGTAGCACAATAAGCGTGGTGAGGCCATTTAGCGCCGTGCTTCGGTTTTGGGTGTCCCATTCCAGACCGCTTCTTCTGTCTGTTTCTGGTTTGTCGGTCGTAGCGGTTATGTGGACTGCCAAACCGTGGGCGCTTGCAGAACTGCTTCGGGATGCGCAAAGGCTTCCGGTCGATCCCGTTCTTGGGGTAAAGCTTCCCGACGATCGCGCCCCCTTGAACTCGCGGTGGTCGGAACGGCTCGATGCAGTAGTTGGGCGGGCCATACTGCGGGGGAAGGGCGTTGTTCTGCCACAGAGATCATTCTCTGCTCCAACTGCTGCAGGCGTTGAAGGGCCGTTTCGGAATGGGCTGTTGCATGTTGCCTGCCTGACTGCCAACCAACTGCCCGCAGTCGCTATCGCCCCAGGAAATGTTCTCCGAGTTTTTAGTGGTGAATATCGCCATGATTTCTCCATTCTTCTATATGACTATATCACCAAACAGATATGCGTCGAACTCGCAGATGGCGGTGCAACGAACATCCTGATCCGCGCGCGGGAGCAGAACCGGATACTGACTGCGCACCTCGTCTCGGATTCGGCGCTCAGGCGCCGAGAGGCCCTTGTCGTAACCACAGACTTCAATGAAACCGGCTCCCACAAGTTCAATGGCATCTATGGAGATCGGGCGGCCGTTATATTGAAAGTTGAAGGCAAGCGCCAATTGGTGACCCGGGGTTACTTGCCGCAGCCTGGCGAAAGCCTCCGTTTTCCCTATTCCGGTGAGCGGCAGGTAAAGGCGGTATACTCGACTGGTTATGTTGAGTTGGATTCGGGAAATCTCGACCCCTATTTGGATGGCTATCCTCAACCTATTGCTATTAACGGCAAGAGCCCGAAGTATACATCCAGGGACCCGGCTGCCTCGTTTTTTGAAGCTACAGTCCGCTCAGTAAATACGCTGCTGTTGATGAGTCCCGGGGATGCACGCCGAATTGGCGTGGGCGAAACAATAAAGGCGCGGTTTGCCAATCGGTGGGCTAAGGTCAAAAACAAATCATCACTAGGGATTGTGGCGCTGGATGGCTATTATCCTGCTACCACGAATGCTTGGCTTTATCCGCTAAATTATTGGGTCGAGTGGGTTGGCGCGAGTAATGACTGGCGTTATGACAAAAAGGAAGGAGCAGGGATGTCCCTTGATGTTCCGGCGGTCTGGTCACTGTACTCGGGAATTCCAGATGCGATCGTCGGGAGCCTAAATCCAAGTGGAGTTGATTATGTAATCCACGCGCTTGGAACCGCCCGTGGGAAATATCCCGAGGAATTTCGAGCGGTAAGACCTGAGTGGTTTGTGACTCTTCGATCGATGCCATCACCTATTTATAATCGCTGGCTGCTCAACATGAACTGGTCGTTAATCCTCGACGCGTTAGCGAGCTATGATGTCTCGGCCGCGACTCAGTATGCTGTATACTGGAAGCGCCGCGACGAACCTCGTTCGGTATCCTTTGGGTTGGAAAGAGAACTCGACAGCGGGATTGTCACTCGGGAAATAGCGGGTTGTAGAGCGAGAGGTGATACCCGCTATCTTAATGTTACAGTCGACTACACCACGGAAAACCGCTTGAGGAATATTCCGGTTCTTGGGCGACTGCCGCGCTATCTTGTGACAATGGAAGGTGCTGTGTTTGGTGTACCTGTCTCTGTTCCGCCATATGAGACATCTTTCAGCTTTCCTGTCCCGTTCAACTGCGAGCAAGGCCAAGGACATTTCGTCGGCAAAGTAATGGGGCTAGGGAAAGGGTTCGCCTCGTTCAATATACGAAAAGTCTCCGTCAGGCCGATTACTAGCCATTATGCTCAGCTGAATGTGCTCTTTATGCGCGACGAGCGTTCGCGGCGCCCACGAGTTGCAAGCTGGGGAAAAGCTCTCTCGGATGTCCTGCTTCCAAAATCCAGTTGATCCGTTGCGCTAGCGCTAGCGGCTGACTCGCCTTCTACTTTCTTGCAAAAGGCGCGCCTTGTCCACGAATTACAAACCGGCCTACGTGCGTTATGCCATATTCCTGGCATTTCAGGGGTGGCATCAACTAGTCGGCCGTATTGTGCTTCTGGGGGCTTTGTTGTTTATAGCATCCCAGGTGGGACCAGAGGAATTCGGCAGTCTGCAGGTCGCGATCGTCTTCTTTTCGCTCGCGCTCACAGTGAACGATGCTGGGTTCGCGCCGCAAATTATCAATTTGGTCACCCCGAGGCAGCATATCCCTCGGGTGCTGATTTCAGTGAAAATATACTGGTCACTATTCGCGACAGTAGCAATGTTTATTGTCTTCTCGATCGCCTACGGCGACGCTTCTTTGGGATTGCGCTTTCTTGTTCTTATTGCAGCGTTACTCGTATCCCTTTGTTCGTTTTTCTTGGTCTGCCTTCGGGGTCTTGTGCTGCACCATATAGAGGCCGCCTTTGCGTCAGTCCAGCGAATCGGTGCGGCGCTGCTCGCATCAACGCTAGTTGTTGCGCTTGGCGAGGTGAGTGCGTACTTCATTGCGATGGCTATAACAGCGGCGTTGGTTTTGGCGTTGATCTGGCGGTCACTTACAAAGGGCGGCCTTGTCTCCAACGCCCCCTTGGTGATGCGTCGCTTCCCGGTAGGGTATCTGTTGCTAATCGAAGTAGGGACGTGGGTATATTCCAGGATTGATTTGATAATACTTGAGCATTGGCATGGGGAGGCGACTGCTGGGCAGTATGGGCTGGCTTATACCGTGTTCAGTGGGCTTGCGGTTACTTCCGTGGTACTGGTGGCTGTCATGTATCCTGAGGTTGTCTCAAGAACTGGCGGTTCTCGGGCGCGCGCCATCAAAATATCTTGTTTCGCACTGTCTATTGTCGGAGCTGCGGTAACAGGGATGGTCATGACCGTCGGAGATCGGGTGATTTCTATAGTGGCTGGTGGGGAATTTCAGTCAGCAGGGGAATTTCTTGTATTGTTGGCGCCGGGCTATCTGGCTATGTTCCCCAACGCACTACTTAGCCAAGTAGCGATACTTCGAGGGCGAACCCGAGAGTTGTCGTTGGTTATTGTGTTTGTAGCGTGCGGTAATGCAGTGGCAAATTATGTTTTTGTGCCCGACTATGGTGCCGCGGCCGCTGTTTGGATTACGGTCGCCACGGAGTTTTTCCTTGTGGGGTTCAGCTTGATATTGGTAGGCGCCATGGCGGCGACTTCTGTGCCCAATGAGCGATAGCAAAATTCTTGAGATAGCGGGACGGCCACTGCGTATAGGAGTGGATGCGCGGGCGTTGTGCCGGCCGACGGACGGTATTGGTCGATACCTTAGGGAGATTTTGCGGCATGTTGCCAAGATACAACACGAGTGGATCTTGTATACCCCAACGAGGACAGACGCAATAATCGACTTACCGAACGTGACGATCAAAGGCGCGCATAGACGAGGGATGAACCGTGTAGTTCAGCAGGTTTGGGTGCAATCAGTGCTGCCGGTGTGTGCTTTTCGAGATAATGTCGATGTATTTTGGGGGCCGAGTCACCGGCTGCCGATCGGCTTGCCTCGATCAATCGCAACGGTCGTCACAATTCACGATCTGGTCTGGCGGCATGCGCCCGAGACCATGGCAAGATTCGCGCATACAATGGAAAGATTGCTGATGCCGGCGGCCATCAGGCGGGCTGATCGCATTCTTGCAGTGTCCAGTCATACTGCAAAAGACATAGGTACGGAGTACCCAAGTGCAAGCGGGAAGCTCATGGTTACGCCGCTGGCAGCTACTGTTGTGGGTGATTGTGGCGAAGACGTTAACCACTCTAGGCCTTTCGGGCACCGATATGCGCTCTTTGTTGGAACACTGGAGCCGCGCAAGAATCTGAGGCGGTTAATACAGGCATTTTCGCTCATCCAACCGCGCTTGCATTTTCCGATGAAGTTAGTCATCGCCGGCGCAAAGGGATGGGGTGGGGTCGAATTAGAAGGAATGATCAAGAAGCTGGGATTAGAGGGTGAGATAGTGCTTATGGGACGAGTTGATGATTCTAAGCTATTCAGTCTGTACCGCCACGCGGAGATGCTCATTATGCCCTCGCTATATGAGGGCTTTGGCTTGCCGGCCGTAGAGGCAATGAATGCGGGGACACCCGTTATTGGCAGTAATCTGGCATCTCTACCAGAGGTTATCGGGCGCGGGGGACTCTATGTCAATCCATTTTCGGTAGAGTCTATCGCAGACAGAATACTCGAACTGGCGAACGATGAACGGCTTCGAGCCGCTCTCGCCAAAGCGGCTAAGGATCAGGCCAGGCGATTTAGTTGGGATCGGACGGGGATGCTCACACTACGTGCTATCAACTCGGCATGGATGACGAGGCGTGGCCTAAAGGTGCAGGCTAGGGGGATCGGTGAGAAGGATGGTTATAGATAGCTGCTGCTCCGGTGCAGACAGAATACGAATTCTGCACGTATATCGCACCTATTTTCCGGATCCCCCAGGCGGTCTTCAGGAAGCCATCCGACAGATTGCGCTCGCAGTGTCCCGCATGGGTGCAGCTAGTAAGGTTTTTGCGCTGTCACCATGCCCTGTTCCGAGGTCATTAAATCGGCCGGAGGGGATAGTGGTCCGATCTCGGTCCTGGGTTGCTCCGGCATCCTGTGATATCGGAGGTCTTGATGCATTCAGGACGTATGTAGAACAAGCTGTGTGGGCAGATGTCCTCCATTTCCACTTTCCGTGGCCTTTCGCCGATGTGATGCGGCTGGTTGACCGAACTTCAAAGCCTGCTGTCATGACCTATCATTCGGATGTTGTGCAAAAGGGGATTCTCGATCTTATCTACCGACCGGTGATGCGGCGAATGCTCCGGAACATGGACACTGTGGTAGCGACGTCGCCGGCGTACGCTGGCACTAGCCCAGTTCTGATTGAGAGTAGTATCCGCAGGAAGCTCAAGATTATACCGTTGGGGATTTGCGAAGAAAGTTATCGTGACTATGTTGCTCAGTCCCAAAGAGTCGACCTCAAGCGCAGATTCGAACTTACTCCAGGCATGTATATGTTGTTCGTCGGAGTCCTTCGTCCATACAAGGGGCTCGATAGTCTCATTGAGGCTGCGGAAGGAACGGGAATTCCCTTGGTAATTGCTGGAGCTGGCCGGGAGGCGCGGCGATTGCGGGTCATGGCCGAGGGTGCTGGAAATATCCGGTTCGTGGGTCCGGTGACCGATGCAGAGAAGATAGCTTTGATTCGCGGCTGCCGCGCGCTGGTGCTCCCCTCGCATCTCAGGTCGGAGGCATTCGGAATGGTGCTGGTTGAAGCGTCCATGTGTGGTAGGCCCATGATCAGCTGCGAGATCGGTACAGGGACGTCCTTTGTCAACAAGCACGGGGAGACGGGGCTGGTCGTGCCACCCGGGTCACCCGAGAGGCTGCGGGAAGCGATGTTCTCCCTCTTGGCGGACGCAGACCGTGCCGAGGAGATGGGGCAGGCTGCCCGGAGACGGTATGAGCAACTCTTTTCGGGGGAGGCGCTTGGTCGCGCCTATATGGACCTTTATCGGGGCGTCCTCAATGGTTGACAGGGCCACTCCCCCATTCAAGTCAAACGATCGAGACGAAAAGGCGGGTGCGACTAGTACGGCCGAATTGCCGGCGCGACATCGAGCGCAAGCGCCAGCGGGCATGTAGGATGGTTTCGGGTACACTCGCCTTCATTGTTGCTCTGGGGCTTGCGCTAGTGCTCGCGCACCCGCTAGCACCAATTAGGATCATGGATGCTCCCAACGAGCGGTCACTCCATGTGCGCCCGGTACCTCGAACGGGAGGTGTCGCGATCGTGTTCGCCACCTTGGTGGGGGGTATTTACACAGTTGCTGGAGGAAGGGTAGAGTTCAGTGCCGGCTTCGGAACTGGGGCGCACGGGTTTGCGATGATGGTGGTATGGGGGGGCTTGGCAGTTCTGGCAATTGTGTCTTTCTTCGATGATGCGCTGAGCCTGGCGCCACTCTGGAGGCTGCTCGTCCAGATTGGCGTCGCGGCCGCCATAGTAAAGGCCGTGGCGGATCTCGGGGTGTGGCAAACGGCTTTTGCAGTGTTGTTGATGGTCTGGATGGTCAACCTTTACAACTTCATGGATGGCATGGATGGTTTTGCGGCAGGTATGGCGGTCGTCGGCTTCGGTGCCTTGTCTGTCGTCGCTAAACTTCAGGGCGCCGAGGCGCCTGCCGAGGGATGTGCCATTGTTGCCGGCGCGGCGCTGGGATTCCTGTTTATCAACTTCCCACCAGCGCGCCTGT
The DNA window shown above is from Thiohalobacter sp. and carries:
- a CDS encoding sugar phosphate isomerase/epimerase family protein yields the protein MTEATRQMKLSISNIAWSPANDSEVALLLNREDVHAIDIAPGKYFTDFPNVNLEEVSRVKTWWNARGIEIVGMQSLLFGVSGLNVFGDMQTRRRLRQHMKGVFRISSELGALRLTFGSPKNRDRSGLSDDAALDIAAEAFLGMAEDARSYGVTLCLEPNPVLYGCNFLTNTREVAEFVRLLDHPALRLQLDIGAMCMNNESPSLIEEVIDLVGHIHISEPHLRVLSSRSSFHQAVFSVLEYLGWGDFVTIEMLSSESATELSDVSNALLAAKAYLAQEV
- a CDS encoding glycosyltransferase family 2 protein, with the protein product MPKAPEWDLPDHTIYQYRACRSAYMLLIPVINEGERLVALLSEIGKLGLQDQLDVVIVDGGSTDGSTSESVLRGAGVHALIVKRGVGKLGAQLRCGYAYTLRNGYSGVVTIDGNNKDDPSAVPLFLSALEQGVDFVQGSRFVTGGRAINTPLTRTVAIRCIHAPALRIASGFPWTDTTQGFRAYSRKLLESESVAIFRDVFQEYELLFHLSYIAPRLGFRCCEVPTTRRYPPGKVPTKIHGLSANLKLLRTLWNACTGKYHVKDGE
- a CDS encoding glycosyltransferase family 4 protein; translated protein: MSDSKILEIAGRPLRIGVDARALCRPTDGIGRYLREILRHVAKIQHEWILYTPTRTDAIIDLPNVTIKGAHRRGMNRVVQQVWVQSVLPVCAFRDNVDVFWGPSHRLPIGLPRSIATVVTIHDLVWRHAPETMARFAHTMERLLMPAAIRRADRILAVSSHTAKDIGTEYPSASGKLMVTPLAATVVGDCGEDVNHSRPFGHRYALFVGTLEPRKNLRRLIQAFSLIQPRLHFPMKLVIAGAKGWGGVELEGMIKKLGLEGEIVLMGRVDDSKLFSLYRHAEMLIMPSLYEGFGLPAVEAMNAGTPVIGSNLASLPEVIGRGGLYVNPFSVESIADRILELANDERLRAALAKAAKDQARRFSWDRTGMLTLRAINSAWMTRRGLKVQARGIGEKDGYR
- a CDS encoding glycosyltransferase, with product MVIDSCCSGADRIRILHVYRTYFPDPPGGLQEAIRQIALAVSRMGAASKVFALSPCPVPRSLNRPEGIVVRSRSWVAPASCDIGGLDAFRTYVEQAVWADVLHFHFPWPFADVMRLVDRTSKPAVMTYHSDVVQKGILDLIYRPVMRRMLRNMDTVVATSPAYAGTSPVLIESSIRRKLKIIPLGICEESYRDYVAQSQRVDLKRRFELTPGMYMLFVGVLRPYKGLDSLIEAAEGTGIPLVIAGAGREARRLRVMAEGAGNIRFVGPVTDAEKIALIRGCRALVLPSHLRSEAFGMVLVEASMCGRPMISCEIGTGTSFVNKHGETGLVVPPGSPERLREAMFSLLADADRAEEMGQAARRRYEQLFSGEALGRAYMDLYRGVLNG
- a CDS encoding MraY family glycosyltransferase, with protein sequence MFATLVGGIYTVAGGRVEFSAGFGTGAHGFAMMVVWGGLAVLAIVSFFDDALSLAPLWRLLVQIGVAAAIVKAVADLGVWQTAFAVLLMVWMVNLYNFMDGMDGFAAGMAVVGFGALSVVAKLQGAEAPAEGCAIVAGAALGFLFINFPPARLFMGDLGSTLLGALAGLMLLVFHQEGILPVWLGILIFSPFVVDATVTLIRRVLRGERFWEAHRQHYYQRLVRRGWGHRKTVLAEYVLMALTASSAVIANGLPLRLQWAIIGVWVLIYAVLMYAIDRTEPKENEAAPV